From the Manis javanica isolate MJ-LG chromosome 11, MJ_LKY, whole genome shotgun sequence genome, one window contains:
- the RD3 gene encoding protein RD3: MSLIPWLRWNEAPPRLSSRSPAEMVLETLMMELAGQMRAAERQQWQRGHAVRKVCTGVDYSWLASTPRPTYDLSPGERLQLEAVCAKIRPSYCGPAIIRFRQLVAEHEPEAREVSRLFRSVLQEVLERMKQEEEAHKLTRQWSLRPRGGLALAPFKTRARIAPFASDIRTISEDVERDTPPPPRTWSMPEFRVPKED; the protein is encoded by the exons ATGTCCCTCATCCCCTGGCTCCGGTGGAACGAGGCCCCGCCACGCCTGTCGTCCCGCAGCCCAGCTGAGATGGTGCTGGAGACGCTCATGATGGAGCTGGCGGGGCAGATGCGGGCGGCTGAGCGGCAGCAGTGGCAGCGCGGCCACGCCGTCAGGAAGGTCTGCACGGGGGTGGACTACAGCTGGCTGGCCAGCACGCCCCGGCCCACCTACGACCTCAGCCCCGGCGAGCGACTGCAGCTGGAGGCCGTCTGTGCCAAGATCCGCCCTTCTTACTGCGGGCCGGCCATCATCAG GTTCCGGCAGCTGGTGGCGGAGCACGAGCCCGAGGCGCGGGAGGTGTCCCGGCTCTTCCGTTCGGTGCTGCAGGAAGTCCTGGAGAGGatgaagcaggaggaggaggcccacaaGCTGACGCGGCAGTGGAGCCTGCGGCCCCGCGGCGGCCTGGCGCTCGCCCCCTTCAAGACCCGCGCGCGCATCGCCCCCTTCGCCAGCGACATACGGACCATCTCAGAGGACGTGGAGCGGGACACGCCGCCGCCTCCCCGGACCTGGAGCATGCCCGAGTTCCGGGTGCCCAAAGAGGACTGA